A genomic window from Nocardioides jiangxiensis includes:
- a CDS encoding DNA repair helicase XPB, with translation MNDGPLIVQSDKTLLLEVDHPKAAEARRAIAPFAELERSPEHIHTYRLTNLGLWNARAAGHDAEQVIDALLAHSRYAVPHALLVDVAETMARYGRLALEKHDEHGLVLTSTDRPVLEEVLRSKKVAGMLGARVSDDMVVVHGSERGNLKQALLKLGWPAEDFAGYVDGEAHPIELDQDGWELRPYQSEAAESFWHGGSGVVVLPCGAGKTLVGAAAMAHAKATTLILVTNTVSARQWKDELVKRTSLTEDEIGEYSGSVKEIRPVTIATYQVLTLRRKGAYPHLELLDARDWGLIVYDEVHLLPAPIFRMTADLQARRRIGLTATLVREDGREGDVFSLIGPKRYDAPWKDIEAQGYIAPADCVEVRVTLPQGERIAYATAEPEERYRLAACTHHKIDVVRQLVRQHQGQPTLVIAQYLDQIEELSRALGSADEPAPTITGETTVKERQRLFDGFRAGEIGLLVVSKVANFSIDLPSAEVAIQVSGSYGSRQEEAQRLGRLLRPGRDGKVAHFYTIVSRDTVDADFAQNRQRFLAEQGYAYRIVDADDL, from the coding sequence GTGAACGACGGCCCCCTCATCGTCCAGTCGGACAAGACCCTCCTGCTCGAGGTCGACCACCCGAAGGCCGCCGAGGCGCGGCGCGCGATCGCGCCGTTCGCGGAGCTCGAGCGCTCACCCGAGCACATCCACACCTACCGGCTGACCAACCTCGGCCTGTGGAACGCACGCGCCGCCGGTCACGACGCCGAGCAGGTGATCGACGCCCTGCTGGCGCACAGCCGCTACGCCGTGCCCCACGCGCTGCTGGTCGACGTCGCCGAGACCATGGCCCGCTACGGTCGCCTGGCCCTGGAGAAGCACGACGAGCACGGGCTGGTGCTCACCTCCACGGACCGCCCCGTGCTCGAGGAGGTGCTGCGCAGCAAGAAGGTCGCCGGCATGCTCGGTGCGCGGGTCTCCGACGACATGGTCGTCGTCCACGGCTCCGAGCGCGGCAACCTCAAGCAGGCGCTGCTCAAGCTCGGCTGGCCGGCCGAGGACTTCGCCGGGTACGTCGACGGTGAGGCGCACCCGATCGAGCTCGACCAGGACGGATGGGAGCTGCGTCCCTACCAGTCCGAGGCGGCGGAGTCGTTCTGGCACGGCGGCTCGGGCGTCGTCGTGCTGCCCTGCGGTGCCGGCAAGACGCTGGTCGGCGCCGCTGCGATGGCCCACGCGAAGGCCACCACGCTGATCCTCGTCACCAACACCGTCAGCGCACGGCAGTGGAAGGACGAGCTCGTGAAGCGCACGAGCCTGACCGAGGACGAGATCGGCGAGTACTCCGGCTCGGTCAAGGAGATCCGGCCCGTCACCATCGCGACGTACCAGGTGCTGACCCTGCGCCGGAAGGGCGCCTACCCCCACCTCGAGCTGCTCGACGCCCGCGACTGGGGCCTGATCGTCTACGACGAGGTGCACCTGCTCCCGGCGCCGATCTTCCGGATGACGGCCGACCTGCAGGCGCGCCGCCGCATCGGCCTCACCGCGACGCTCGTGCGCGAGGACGGGCGCGAGGGCGACGTCTTCTCGCTCATCGGGCCCAAGCGCTACGACGCCCCGTGGAAGGACATCGAGGCGCAGGGCTACATCGCGCCGGCTGACTGCGTCGAGGTACGCGTCACGCTGCCGCAGGGCGAACGCATCGCCTACGCGACGGCGGAGCCTGAGGAGCGCTACCGGCTCGCCGCGTGCACGCACCACAAGATCGACGTCGTCCGCCAGCTCGTCCGGCAGCACCAGGGACAGCCGACGCTGGTGATCGCGCAGTACCTCGACCAGATCGAGGAGCTCTCCCGTGCGCTCGGGAGCGCCGACGAACCCGCACCGACGATCACCGGCGAGACGACCGTGAAGGAGCGGCAGCGCCTCTTCGACGGGTTCCGTGCCGGTGAGATCGGGCTGCTCGTCGTCAGCAAGGTCGCGAACTTCTCGATCGACCTGCCGTCGGCCGAGGTCGCGATCCAGGTGTCGGGCTCCTACGGGTCGCGTCAGGAGGAGGCCCAGCGCCTCGGCCGCCTGCTGCGACCCGGCCGGGACGGCAAGGTCGCGCACTTCTACACGATCGTCAGCCGCGACACGGTCGACGCCGACTTCGCCCAGAACCGTCAGCGCTTCCTCGCCGAGCAGGGCTACGCCTACCGGATCGTCGACGCGGACGACCTCTGA